CAGAAGAGAGCGGCAGGCAGGACCAATCAGGGAAACAGCAGTAGAAAAGGGAAGTGAACCTGAGGGACGTCAAGAAGAGGGACAGCAGAACTGTGTGAATaccaggagaagggaataaagGGGGGAAAGGGGCTAACCTTAACTCCCAAATTCCTAGTTTAGGCCACTTAAGAGATGCTAATGCAACTTTCTGAGATTAAGAGGGGTAGAGAAATGGAGTAGGCTGGATAAGCTGAGTTTACTGAAGATAATCAAATGGAGATGTCCAGTAGGTGCCTATATATAATGACCTGGAattcagaggagaaaatggccaGGGATATACACATGTAAGCAATTTGTATAAATGATGGCAATTTAAACTCCACGAGTAGATGACATTTTCTGTAGTGACAGAATCCCCAGAAAATATTTCACCTCATAGATCAATACTAGTGGGCAAGGACAAAAAGGGACCATGCTCTGAGTGTCCCAGCCCAACGGCAGAAATACACCAAATCATGTAGTAAATGAAGACAAACACATGCTCACATATACACAGCAACTATGAAATTTTCTACATAAAATAATTAACGTGCTCAGTTACTGGTCAAAGTTTCAGGAGAGCACAGAAGCAGATGCAAAATTCTCAAAAACTggagcaatgaaaaaaaaacaaaacaaaactggagcaatgagtaaaaataagagaaaacctAAGGGTGGTAAAAACAAAGTACCCAGAAATATGACCCCTGTTCAACCAATATGAAGGTTATTAAAGTTTTTTGTACTTTATGAAATCaaagtttcattttataaatgctctaaaatgaaaaaacactTTCAATCAAAGACAGTTGTAATGCCTTCTAGTTTCTACTGGATAGTGCCTCAAACAGAAGCTGGCAAAAATAAGATATCACACAAGGAAAATGGTGGAGCTAGGCTTTGTTCCCAGACCTGCCTAAATCTCCTGGTCAAGCTTCCAATCTTCAACACACCCTTGTTCCGTGCTAAACCCAcagtccccaccaccaccaacaaatcCTACTGCCTTTATTTCACTGCAAGCCATCTCCACATCCatccattttgttttctatatcccAAATTGACACTGTCAAACTGTGGTGATACAgaagaagattcttaagagtccctttgactgtaAGAAGACctaattagtcaatcctaaaggaaatcaaccctgaatactcattggaaggactgatgccaaagccccaatactttggccacttgatgtgaagagacaactcactggaaaagatcctgatgctgggaaagactgaaggcaaaaggagaagtgggcagcagaggatgagatggttggatggcatcacagactcaatggacatgaatttgggcaaaccctgggagatagtgaaggacagggaagcctggcctgctgcagtctatggggctgcaatgtgtcagatgcaacttagggactgaacaacatacCCCAAATACTCCACTGGTCACCTGCTAgtaggagacttttttttttcatgtctcctTGTTTAAGTTTTACTTGTAACAACCAAATTCTAAGAAAGAAAGGGCTAAGAATGTACAGAAGCTGCCAACTGcaagcaattaaaaagaaacctTCTCCTTGATTCCTCCATCATCCTACAGTGCAAATGTTTCAGATGGAGCCCAAATTAGAAAGAAGGTGGTTAATATGGACTCAAGCAAAGGGAGTTGTTTCAGAAGAAGTAGGAACAGAACCCCTCAACTGAAGAACTACAAGTGGCCTCTGTCATATGACATTAGAATCTAGTTCTAGGATGTCTGCAGTAAATATGTGATTATGACTAACAATTCTAACAATGtattcacatttttattaattatctttataaaaaagTTTGTCATCatactgaattatttttaaggatGGTCAATTTCacaatgggtttcccaggtggcgttagtggtaaagaacctgcgtgtcagtgcaggaaacattaagagacacaggtttgatccctgggtcagaagatcccctggaggagggcacagtaacccactccagtactcttgcctgaagaatcccatggacagaggagcctggcgggctacagtccatagggtcacaaagagatggacatgactaaagcaacttagcatgcatgcacgcaatTTCACAACAAGGATGATCAATTTCACAGCAACAACATTATTAACTGCCTATTATATGTCAAATATGGGGTTGATACAATTAAATGACACCAACCTTTTCTTTTATCTGCCATGACGAATTTCCTTCTGGATACTTCTTTTTCCCCCACTGAAGTATGACCATTCCACGAGACTGGAGAAGACTGCCACACACATCCCTCATTAACTTGGATACACATGAGAGCTGGCATAAGCTGAAGCCATCGAGAAATCCTGCAATATGTTGCAGGACTTCAAAAGGAAGACTACTTAGATGGTCACTATGTAAACCCAGCACACAGTTTCTAGCAGGCTCTACTAACACTGTAGATACAGACGGCTGAACTCCAAATGACCGCAAATGGTGGTCATGTATAATCTTTGCTCCTTGTGTTGATGGACAAAATCTACGCTGTGAATAGGTACAACCATAATATGCTAAAGGACACCTCTGTTCCATCCAGCCATTGAGTCCAGCATGAATGTCACCATGCACGTTCTTAAAATGTGatgaaaattcttttcttctaaataatTGTCCACAAACAAATGTAAACATTGGACGCTGCTTGGGCTGGTACCTAGCGACACATTCCAATACTAAGTCCAGCCCCAGTGTCTGAAAAGGGCTTGGATTTGAAAGCTGTGGGTTGGCATGATCacaagctgaagctgaagctatttCCCCAACCATTGTATCTGTAGCTAAAATGGTAGATGGAAGTGAAAAAGTCTGAGTCCCAAAGTCAACATGATAAACATCAGCCATGCGACTATCAGATATACCCCTCCCACCTGGAGAATCTCCTAGACAAAACAGTAATGCTGCTGTGATTAGATCTATTCCTTGGAGACCCATTGGATCTTCCGCAACTTCCAAATCTGATGTATCTACTGCTTTATCTTCCTTTGGTTTAGACCAACATGAATTCGAAAGAAATTTGAATGAAGGAGGGTGACTGAAAGATAAGACATCCACATTCCGTAGGTCCCCTAAGTCTACTTTTTTCCAACACAAGTCTTCATCATCATCTGGCACGAGGATATGCTGAACCGTGCCATTAGGCAAAGCATTAGGTGGTATTACTTCCCGAACTTGTGCTGCTACTAAAAGTGAACTAGAAGGTTCTGAAGAGCCACCTGATGCTACACATTCTCCATTTGTTAAGTTACTTTGTTTTGAGTCAGTATGTAAATCCTGGTTCTGCTCAATGACCTGTGCACATATATCTTCCAAAGGAAAGCCATTACAAAGAGCAGAAGTGCCATAAGAACTGGCATTAAAGTCACATAATAAATCACTTGAACCATTTTGTTCCAACTGGGCATTCTGACTCGTGTCCTTATGGTCAATTCCACCTACTGCTCCCATCTCATCCTCATAAAGATGGTCCTGGTCTTTCTGGTTTCTATTCTGTAAGCCTTCCCTGGCTTTTTGctcttcattcatttcatttaggGAAGCACAAAGACTCGTACTTAGCATGCCAATGTCTCTTGTAGCAGTATTCAGAATATCTAAAGCAGCAGCCAAACTTCGGGTTGTTTCAACAGTAGCTTGATAAAGTGCACCATAAGATTCTTCATCAACTGACACCAAACCATTAGTATGTGGTATTTCTGAGACACTTGGTTTAACTGAGATCTG
The genomic region above belongs to Bos indicus isolate NIAB-ARS_2022 breed Sahiwal x Tharparkar chromosome 9, NIAB-ARS_B.indTharparkar_mat_pri_1.0, whole genome shotgun sequence and contains:
- the FBXO30 gene encoding F-box only protein 30, which gives rise to MEEELQHSHCVNCVSRRCMTRPEPGISCDLIGCPLVCGAVFHACKADEHRLLCPFERVPCLNSDFGCPFTMARNKVAEHLETCPASVVCCTMEWNRWPVSYADRKSYENLSRDVDEVAQLDMALALQDQRMLLESLKVATMMSKATDKVSEPREQISVKPSVSEIPHTNGLVSVDEESYGALYQATVETTRSLAAALDILNTATRDIGMLSTSLCASLNEMNEEQKAREGLQNRNQKDQDHLYEDEMGAVGGIDHKDTSQNAQLEQNGSSDLLCDFNASSYGTSALCNGFPLEDICAQVIEQNQDLHTDSKQSNLTNGECVASGGSSEPSSSLLVAAQVREVIPPNALPNGTVQHILVPDDDEDLCWKKVDLGDLRNVDVLSFSHPPSFKFLSNSCWSKPKEDKAVDTSDLEVAEDPMGLQGIDLITAALLFCLGDSPGGRGISDSRMADVYHVDFGTQTFSLPSTILATDTMVGEIASASACDHANPQLSNPSPFQTLGLDLVLECVARYQPKQRPMFTFVCGQLFRRKEFSSHFKNVHGDIHAGLNGWMEQRCPLAYYGCTYSQRRFCPSTQGAKIIHDHHLRSFGVQPSVSTVLVEPARNCVLGLHSDHLSSLPFEVLQHIAGFLDGFSLCQLSCVSKLMRDVCGSLLQSRGMVILQWGKKKYPEGNSSWQIKEKVWRFSTAFCSVDEWKFADILSMADHLKKCSYNIVEKREEAIPLPCMCVTRELTKEGRSLRSVLKPVL